The Abditibacteriaceae bacterium genome segment CATGCGGACCCATGTTTCACGGTCGTTATAGTCGATGTACGACAACGCGGCGCGTATGTCGTCTTCGCTCAGGTCATTGAACTGACGTGCTGGCGAATTCATCAGGCGGCCTTTGCCGCCAGTTTCAGAATAAGCAAATCAAGCAGGTTCTGCGGAATCACGCGGTCTTCGTTTTTGCAACGCCAGATGCGCACCGTTTTTTCAGACTTGCCCAGCAGTTCTGCGACATCCTTCGCCGACAAGCCGCTGTCTTTCATGATGTCAATAAGTCGTTGCGTACGCTGGTTCATAATATGCCTGGAAGAAAGAAAACTAGAGCCTGAATTCTATCAGGCTCTGTCTACGTTTGGAAATTTATTTTTATGTTCAGGAAATGTAACTGTCGTTATATTGCCATCACGATAGTTCACGCCGGAAAAAGCATTGCATGATGTCTGGTTGCTTGGCCGTGTTCTTGCGGTCGTCGGGCCGATTCGTCAGCAGCGGCGTTGGCTCGAACGACTGGGCCAGGATGTTGCGGGCAGGCAGGCGCACGGCGCGCACGTCAACCTTTCCGGCCAGTTCCATTTTCCGCAGCACCTTAAGCGCGTAGCTTTTCGACACGCCAGCCGCTTCGGCAATGGCCGATGAAATCCGGTGGCCGTCCAGTACGGCTGTTGCAATCTTGCGTTCGTTTATCAGGCTCATTTTTGGCTCGTAATGTGCCAGCCCTTGCAATGCTGGCAGGGATAGGCCCGTACCGGCTCATGCACACGCGGCTGGTGTTCTGAATGGATCATCTGCAACGTTTTTACGGCTGCGGGTTCGTCTTTAAAGCGCTGTTTGGTGCAAACGATTTCCCCGTTCGCCAGCTGGTACGCGACAACGCGTTTCATCATCACGATTGGCGCGGCCCCGGCTTCGCGCAGCAGCTTGTCGAACGCCTTCCGCTGCCATTTCGCGCGGTCCTTGTGGCTGCCGATCTTCGCCCGCTGCTTGATGAACTCGCGGGCGTTCATGCGCGCCGCCAAGGGCAGTTGGCCGTCCAATGGTCGCCGCGTCGCCCGCACAGCATGCACCAGCGTACGCAGTTCATATCGTATGCCCCAGCGCGATGGCGATTGCTTCCGCCTCATTCCTGGCGATCCCAGCCCGCCCGCCGTTGCGCCGTACCGCTTCCAAGAACGCCGCCTGCAGCGTCCTGGCCTTGCCGGTGGCTGACTTGTATTCGATGGCGTGAAACACGCCAAGGACGCGGCCTACCATGTCCTGTGTGACCGTTACCGGCGTCAGCCCGAACGTATCGCTGAACCCTGGCGGCAGGCCGGTGTTAAACGGTCGCGGGTTCTTGATGTAGATGTCACCATTCGGTAGCTTGGTAATCTCGCCGGTCCAGCCCTGGCCGACGTTGGCGCGGAAATTCAGACAGACATTCACCAGGGCGTTGCGGCCCACGTTTTGTATTTTGTGCTCCGACATTTTGCGCCCCGGTAAAATAAAAGCCCAGTCTGCGCGTTGCAGGCTGGGCTTTCCTCGGGTGGGGTTTCCAGTGGTTACGGGATAAGCGGCGTTGAGTAGGTCCCGCACAGTTGCCCAGGCGATCCGTCTTTCTTGAGAATTCTGCCAGTGCCCACGAAGCTGCCGCCACGGTGCTGCCATCCGAATCGAACCGCAACGGTGTCAATTTTCATGCGCTTGCCGGTGTGGGAATGACCGTTGCATTCAACGATATCGCCGAACTTAACCGTGCAGAATTTTTCAATAATCGCAAGTTTAAGGCGCTTCTTTTCGTTTTCGGCATCTTCGATGATGGCATCTTGCTGGGCCAGCAGTTC includes the following:
- a CDS encoding helix-turn-helix domain-containing protein, with translation MNQRTQRLIDIMKDSGLSAKDVAELLGKSEKTVRIWRCKNEDRVIPQNLLDLLILKLAAKAA